DNA from bacterium:
GGCCTCGCTGTACAACGGCATTGGATGATTAATCAGGAGGAAAAATGACCACATCCGGGAAAATATTGGATATTGCAAGGCAGGCCCTTTCTGCACAGCAGGCCGGCCTTAATGTTACTGGTCATAATATTGCCAATGTAAACACACCCGGTTATTCCAGGCAGAGAGTAATTCTCGAGGCTAACCCTCCCACAAAAACAAGCTGGGGATTTTTAGGTAACGGCGTATCCGTAAATACAATTGAGAGGCTGCGCAACAGATACCTTGACGGAGAGATCCGTAATGAGAAGAAAGAGATGGGTGCCTGGACTTACCGTGAACAGATATACACAGAGCTGGAATTGGTTTTCAATGAACCTTCTGATAACAGCCTTGGACAGGTTATGAGGAATTTCTGGGACAGCTGGAACTCTTTATCGAGTGACCCGGAGAGTACTTCTGCGCGGGAAGTAGTACGCCAGAGCGGAGTTGCACTTGTGAATACCTTTCATCATATTGATTCAAGAATAACTAATATGCAGCAGAATCTGAATCAGGACCTTTCAACCTATGTGAATAACACAAATTCCATTCTTCATCAAATAGCGGACCTTAATGACAAAATTTCCGGGCTTGAAGGCAATGGGTCAGTTGCTAATGATTACAGAGATAAAAGAGACCTCCTTCTAACTCAATTAACAGAACTTGCCGGAGTGGATTCAACAGAGAACAAGAACGGAATGCTCACAATAACGCTTAATGGTAAAATATTATTAGAGAGAAGTCAGGTGAGCGAACTTGGGACAGAATCTCATTCTGTGAATGGTACGGGTATTGATGTAGTAATATGGAAGGCGGACAAAAGCAGTGTCAA
Protein-coding regions in this window:
- the flgK gene encoding flagellar hook-associated protein FlgK, whose amino-acid sequence is MTTSGKILDIARQALSAQQAGLNVTGHNIANVNTPGYSRQRVILEANPPTKTSWGFLGNGVSVNTIERLRNRYLDGEIRNEKKEMGAWTYREQIYTELELVFNEPSDNSLGQVMRNFWDSWNSLSSDPESTSAREVVRQSGVALVNTFHHIDSRITNMQQNLNQDLSTYVNNTNSILHQIADLNDKISGLEGNGSVANDYRDKRDLLLTQLTELAGVDSTENKNGMLTITLNGKILLERSQVSELGTESHSVNGTGIDVVIWKADKSSVNVKSGKIKGLLDMRDTAIPDMLSSLDELANTFVTEVNDVHKAGYGSDGHSGYTFFDDSTTGADDIALSSDVLDSLSKIAASEGGSIGDGNSALAIAKVAEDYTMSGNTATIEDYFSSMMGDLGIKSREASTMSDNQKLMTEQLENQQSSFSGVSLDEEMTNMIKYQHAYEAAARLVTTVDEMMKTIIDMV